Genomic DNA from Pistricoccus aurantiacus:
TTGGTTGAAAGTGCTGAAACTATTGACCAGCAACAGGCCTACCAAGGTAAAAAATAGAATGATCAGGCCTAGAGTGATCAGAATGGACAGACGCCCGCCTATTCCCAGCTTCTGTAGCAAGTGCACCGGCGACGTGCATACCACCGTGATGAACAGGGCGAGCAGCACCGGCACCAGCAGGCTGGCTCCCGCCTTCATGCCCGCGACGATGATGACCAGCGCCGCAAGCGAAAAAATCAGTTTGAAGGGGATACTGCGTTCCTCTTCATTCAAATCGTCATGCTCGTTCATGGTGTCGCCGTCCTGGCATCTAAGCGAATCGTGATCGAAGACTTTATTATCTTTGAGAAACTCGATTTACGCCGCCGTTTTTCCAGCGGCAAACCAGCTACTCATCAATTTCCCGAGAATTACAAATTGACATACTTAGAAACCCGTGTGCAATTATGAACCTACTACCACTCGAGAGCTCGAATTTAAGCATCGTTGTCACAACTATCATTCAACATCACATTCATAAATTGCTTTACAAGATCGAGGATTGCCCATGTTGTCTCGCCACTTTTCCGCTTGTCTGATCGCTGGCACTCTGATGACAAGCACTTTGCTCGGCACCAGCGCTCTCGCGCAAACGCCCGGTGATCAAGAATCTCGCGCCCATGTGCAGGCTCAGGCCACACTGAACGTCGCCCCGGACAAGGCAACCCTGAGCGCTCGCCTCTGGGAGCGCACGCCCAGCGTCGTCGCCGGCGAGGACACCCAGGCTGACCCGGAAGCGCTCAAGACAGCGAGAGAGCGACTCGAAAAGCGTACCGGCGAACTGATTCGCGCCCTGGAAGAAGAGGGCTTGAACAAGAACAAAATTCGAGCGGGATCCCTGCGCATCCGCCCGGATTACGTTTACCAGGGACCGGCCAGGAACGGCGAGCGAGAAACCTTGGTACGAACGCAGTTGGAACGCCCTATCACCCTGACGCTGAATGATCTCGAGCGGGTGCCGCGCCTGCTTGATGCGCTTACCCAGGCCGGAGTCAATCAACTGGACGGCGTGGAGTACGATCTTCGCGATCGCGAGGCGGCTAGCGACAAGGCACTGACCGAGGCGCTGAAAAAGGCTCGTCATAAGGCGCAGCTGATGGCGGATACCCTGGGTTTCGAACTTGGCGAGGTTGCCAGCGTGCGGGAAACTCGCTCGCCGACCTTTCCTCCCTACCGCATGGCCATGCAGGCTGACTCCCGGGAAAACAAAGGCGCCGAACCGGAATACCGGCCCGGCTTGATCGATATCGAAGCGGAAGTAGAAGTCAGCTGGTTTATCGAGCCATCGAGCGGCGAATGATCAGGTGTTGATAATTTCCAGCCCGCCCAGATAGGAGCGCAGCACCTCAGGCAACGTGATCGAGCCATCCGCGTTCTGATGGTTTTCGAGTATCGCCACCAGGCAGCGTCCCGCCGCCAGGCCGGACCCGTTCAAGGTATGCAACAGCTGCGGCTTCTTCTGATCCGGCCTGCGGAAGCGCGCCTGCATGCGCCGGGCCTGGAAATCCTCACAGTTGGAGACGGAAGAAATCTCTCGATAGGTCTCCTGGCTCGGCAGCCAGACCTCCAGATCGTAGGTCTTGGCAGCGCTGGCGCCCATGTCGCCGGTGCACAGGGTCACCACCCGGTAAGGTAGTTCCAGCGCCTGCAGGATCGCCTCCGCGTGACCGCGCATCTCCTCCAGGCACGCATAGCTTTTTTCCGGCTCCACCAGCTGCACCATCTCGACCTTGTCGAACTGATGCTGGCGAATCATGCCCCGGGTATCCCGGCCGTGAGAGCCGGCCTCGCTGCGAAAGCAAGGCGTATGCGCGGTGAGCTTGATGGGCAGCGCCTTCTGCTCGACGATCTCGCCCCGGACAAAGTTGGTCAGGGGCACCTCCGCGGTGGGAATCAGGTAATACTCCTGCTCTCCTTCCAGACGAAACAGATCCTCGCCGAATTTTGGCAGCTGCCCGGTGCCCATCAGCGACTCCGCGTTGACCATATAGGGGACGTAGCATTCCTCGTAGCCATGCTCCAGGGTCTGCTTGTCGAGCATGAACTGGATCAGCGCGCGATGCAGCCGAGCGATGGGACCTCGCATCACCGCGAAACGTGAGCCGGTCAGCTTGGCGGCCAGATCGAAATTCAGATAGCCTCGCTTTTCGCCCAGCGCCACATGATCCTTGACGGCAAAATCGAAGGTCGCCGGCGTGCCCCAACGATGCAGCTCGACGTTATCGCTTTCATCCTTCCCCTGTGGAACGCTTTCGTGGGGCAGGTTGGGCAGGCTCATCACAAGGTCGTTCCACAGTGCCAATACCTGATCCAATCTGCGCTTGGCGTCCTCCAGCCGCCCCCCCAGATCGCTGACTTCAGCGAGCAGCGGCGCGATATCCTGGCCCGCCTCCTTGGCCTGGCCGATCGCCCTGGAGCGATTATTGCGCTCGTTTTGCAGCCGCTCCGTCTCGGTTTGCAGTTCTCGCCGCTGAGACTCCAACGCGTCGAGATGTGCCGGGTCGAGTTGATAGCCTCGTGTGGCCAATCGTTCGGCGACCAGCGCCGGGTCGCTGCGCAGTAGTTTGGGATCGAGCATGAAGTCCTGTCCGTGAGATGAAAGAGAAATGCCGTACGCAAACCCCGCATTGTAGGAAAAAGCCGGCGCTTTCACCATCGCGCCGAGGCGGTGAACGAGATGCGTCGTCTTGAGGTCTCGGGTAAAGTGAACGCCTGTCTTCCCGGAGCCGATCGCGGCCACTGATTGCCCGCCCTCAATCTGATGATTGCAAAACTCGCATGATTGCAAAACTTGATAGTATCAAAGGCCTCGACGCCGATTACCTGCGCTTTCTCGATGCCCTGAAGGCGACCGGCTTTCAAGGCGAAATCGCCCCGGACTACGCCAACCGAAGCGTGCTGGCCACGGACAACTCCATCTATCAGCGTCTGCCCCAGGCGGCGCTGTTCCCGCAAGACGCCGAGGATCTGGAGCGCATCGCGCGGCTGGCGGGCCAAGAGGAATTCCGGCATATCGTGCTGGCGCCCCGGGGCGGCGGCACCGGCACCAACGGCCAGTCACTGACGGATGGCCTGGTGGTGGACGTTTCTCGCCACATGAACCGCATCCTCGAGATCGACGTGGAACATCGTTGGGTGCGGGTTCAGGCCGGGGTGGTCAAGGACCAGCTCAATGCAGCCTTGAAACCGCATGGTTTGTTCTTCGCTCCGGAACTTTCCACCTCCAATCGAGCCACTATCGGTGGCATGATCTCCACGGATGCCAGCGGTCAGGGAAGCTGCGAATACGGCAAGACGCGAGATCACGTTTTGGCACTGGACTGCGTCCTGCTAGGCGGCGAGCGTCTGATCAGCAGCCCGCTGGAAAAAGAAAGCCTGGCGGCCCAGTGTCAACGTGAAGACAGGACAGGCGAGGTCCACCGGGTCGCCCGGGATATCATCGACACCCAGAGCGAACTGATCGAGGCGATCTTTCCGCCTCTCAACCGCTGCCTGACCGGCTATGATCTGGCGCATTTGAGAGACGACCAAGGCCGCCTGAATCTCAATAGCGTACTGTGCGGCGCAGAAGGCTCGCTGGCGCTGCTCAACGAAGCGACCCTCAACGTCCTGCCTATCCCGAAGCATTCCGTGCTGGTCAACGTGCGCTACGCAAGTTTCATGGATGCTCTGCGCGATGCCCAGGCGCTCATGACGAGCGATGCTCATCCCACCTCCATCGAAACCGTGGACGACAAGGTGCTGAACCTTGCCATGGAGGATTTTGTCTGGGACGGCGTGGCGGCGTTTTTTCCCGCAAGCGATAAAAACGCGCCGGCCATACGCGGCATCAACCTGGTGGAATTCAACGACGACGATCCGCAGGCGCTGGAACAGCGGGTCGAGGCGTTCATTCAACATTTGCAGGGGGATGTCAGCGTCGAGCGTCTGGGCTACACCCTGGCCGAAGGGCGTGAACAGATCGGCCGGGTCTATGCCATGCGCAAGCGCGCCGTGGGGCTTCTCGGCAATGTCCAGGGCGAGAAACGTCCGATTCCCTTCGTCGAGGACACCGCGGTACCGCCGGAAAATCTGGCGAATTACATCGCGGAGTTTCGCGAACTGCTGGATGCCCGGGGCCTGGCCTATGGCATGTTCGGCCACGTGGACGCGGGCGTGCTGCACGTGCGCCCGGCCATGGACATGAAGGATCCGAGTCAGGCAGCCATGGTCCGCGAGATATCCGATCAGGTCGCCGAGCTGACCCAGCGCTATCACGGCCTGCTGTGGGGAGAGCACGGCAAGGGAATCCGCTCGGAGTACACCCCGAAATTCTTCGGCGAGCTCTATCCTAGCCTGCAGCGCTTGAAGGCGGCTTTCGATCCTCACAATCAGTTGAATCCCGGCAAGATCGCAACACCCTTTACCCGGCCCGAAGCCGCCGGAAAAGCGTCTAATCAACCGGATTCGACTGACGATACGGCTCACGAACCGATCAAGCTGGTCGATCCGGACCTGCTGCGTATCGACGGGGTGACCACTCGGGGCGAGCTGGATCGCCAGATCGACGAACGGATATGGCTGGCCCACGCCGACGCGGTGTACTGCAACGGTAACGGTGCCTGCTACAACTTTGATGTGGACGATCCCATGTGCCCTTCTTGGAAAGCCACTCGGGAACGGGTGCACTCCCCCAAGGGCCGGGCCAGCCTGATGCGGGAATGGCTGCGCCTGCAAGGCCGGGCGGGAATCGATGTGGTGGAGGAATCCCGCAAGAAGAAAGCCGAGGGGAGCTGGGGTTTCCTGCGCGATCTTCCGCTGCGGCTGTGGAACAGTTTCCGCCGGTGGCGCGGCGACGAGGATTTTTCTCATGACGTGTATGAAGCCATGGCGGGCTGCCTGGCCTGCAAGTCCTGCGCGGGCCAGTGTCCGGTCAAGGTCAACGTGCCGGCGTTTCGCTCACAGTTTCTCGAGGTCTATCACGGGCGTTATCAGCGACCGCTGCGGGACTATCTGATCGGCGGCCTGGAATTCCTGGTGCCTTACCTGGCGTCCGTCGCGCCGCTTTATAACGCCGCTCTGGACTGGCCTCTGGTACAGCGCCTGCTGGCTGGCCCCGTTAGCATGGTGGACAGCCCAAAACTCTCTCGGGCGAGCCTCAAGAAACAGCTCAAGGCCTGGGGGGTGGCGGAGGCCACGCCTACCAGCCTGGGCCTGCTTACGGAAAGCCAGAAAGTCCGCAGTGTGATTCTGGTGCAGGACGCCTTCACCAGTTATTTCGAATCCCGGCTGGTCATGGATGTGGTCGAACTGCTGTCGCGGCTGAATATCCGTGTCTTCGTGGCGCCTTTCGCGCCTAACGGTAAACCCTTGCAGGTCCAAGGATTTCTCGGCGCCTTTGCGCGTACCGCGGAGAAGCAGGCGCGTCGACTCAAGATGCTGGCGGCATTCGATGTTCCTCTAGTGGGGATCGATCCGGCCATGACCCTGACCTATCGTCAGGAATACGTCAAAGCCCTGGGCGACGCAGCGGTACCCCAGGTACTGCTGCTGCAGGAATGGTTGCTTTCCCTGGGAAAATCTCTGGTTCCCGCAACGCTTGAATTGCGCGATCCCGGGTTTCGCCTGCTCAGCCATTGCACCGAAAAAACTACCGCACCGGGCTCTCCCGCTACCTGGCAGCAGGTATTCGCCGCCTTCGGGCTCGAGCTCGAACTGGTCAACAGCGGCTGCTGCGGCATGTCCGGTACCTACGGCCATGAAGCGCGCAATCTCGCCACCTCGAAAACCATTTATGCTCAATCCTGGCAGCCGATCGTCGAAAACGCGGATAATCCGGGCCGACTGCTGGCCACGGGCTACTCCTGTCGTAGCCAGGTCAATAGGCTGTCCGAGCAAACCTTGCCGCATCCGCTACAAGCATTGCTGGCAACCCTGCGACTCGCCGCGTAATCTCGGTCGAGTTTCAGCGACTTGTTTCAAAACCGTCAACTCAACGACGAGCCTCTCACAAGGAGCGTGTGACCATGGAAAATCCAGCGGTAGGCTTGACCATGATCGGCCTGGTATCGCTGCTTTGCCAGTGGATTGCCTGGCGGCTGCGCCTGCCGGCCATCCTGCCGTTGTTGATCGCCGGCATCCTGCTGGGTCCGGTATTTCACCTGCTCGACCCGGACGCCCTACTGGGGGATCTGCTGTTCCCGATGGTTTCCCTGGCGGTGGCGGTGATCCTGTTCGAGGGCAGCCTGACGCTGAAATTCAGCAACCTTCGCGGCCACAGCGGTACCATGCGCAACCTGGTGATCTGGGGGGTATTGATCACCGCGGTAATCGGCGCCGTGGCGGCACATTATATCCTTGGTCTGCCCTGGGGCATGGCCAGCGTGCTGGGCGCCTTGCTGGTGGTGACCGGTCCCACGGTGGTCACTCCGCTGCTGCAGACGCTACGCGCCCGCAAGCACCTGACGGAGATTCTGCGCTGGGAAGGCATCCTGATCGATCCCATCGGCGCCATCGCGGCGGTGCTGGTGTACGAGTTCGTCGTGGTGGGGCTCGACGACGGCGCAGCGCTGAGCACCTTCTTACTGTTCATGAAAACCGCCCTGGTCGGTTTCGGTCTGGGCGCTCTGGGGGGCTATGCCTGGGGTCGAGTACTACGCCAACACTGGCTGCCTCAACGCCTGCACAGCTTCGGCACCTTGATGGTGATGCTGACGCTTTTCACTACCTCCAACACCCTCTTCCACGAGTCCGGCCTGCTCACGGTCACGATCATGGGGGTATGGCTCGCCAACCTGCGCGGCGTACCCACGGATCCTATCAAGGAGTTCAAGGAAACCCTTTCCCTGGTCCTGATTTCCGGGCTCTTCATCCTGCTGGCGGCACGTTTGACGGCGCACCAGCTGAGTTTGCTTTCCTGGCCGGCCTGGATCTTTCTGCTGGTACTGGTGGCGGTGGCACGACCGCTCAGCGTCTGGGTCTGCACCTTGGGTGGCGAACTCAACTGGCGAGAAAAGGCCCTGCTGGCGTGGATTTCCCCACGGGGTATCGTGGCCGCCGCGGTAGCTTCGTTTTTTGCCTTGAAGCTGGAAAAAGCCGGGGTGGCCGGCGCGGAGATGCTGGTACCCGTCACCTTTCTGGTGATCATCAGTACCGTGGTCGTTCAGAGTCTGCTATCCCGGCCGCTGGCGAAATGGCTGAGAGTGACCGAGCCGCCGCCTTCGGGTTTCCTGATCATCGGCGCCAACCCGGTAGCTCGTACCATCGGTCTGGCCTTGCGGGATGCGGGATTCATGGTGCGCCTGGCGGATAGCCATCGAGAAGAAATCAAGCAAGCGCAGATGGCGGGGCTGGACGTCTACTACGGCAACCCGCTTTCCGAGCATGCGGATACCCACCTGGAGATGGCCGGTATCGGGCATCTGCTGCCCTTGTCGCCACAGCGGGAACTGAACAACCTGGCCGCCCTGCATTTCGAGCACCTGCTGGGGCACGGCAAGGTCTTTCGCCTGGCGACTCAGCGAGGCCACGACAAGCGCCATCACCAGGATCTCGCCCTGGGCCACCTGCCGCTGCTGTTCGGCAAGGATGTCTCCTACTCTCAGCTTGCCAGCCTGATTTCCCAGGGCGCCACGGTACACCGGACGTCTCTCAGCGAAACCTATACCTTCGAGGACTACCAACAGGCTCACGAGGGGCAGCTTCTACCGCTTTTCTGTATCAGCGAAGCCGGGCGCATTCGCGTGGCTTCGAGTGAAAAAGAACTCGAACCCCAGCCCGGCGAATCGGTCATCAGCCTGATTTTCATCGATTCACCGCAGCAGGACGAGGCGCTTGCACAAGCCATGGCCGAAACCGAAAAAGAGGAAACCTCAGAAAAAGAGCTGCCGTAGCGCCTCGCCCGGGTCCGGCGCACGCATGAAAGCCTCCCCCACCAGAAAGCCATGCACGCCATGCTCGCGCATTCGAGCGACATCCTCCGGGGTATGAATACCGGACTCAGTGATCACGGTCACGTCCTCGGGGATCCTGTCGAGCAGTTCGAAGGTGGTATCGAGACGGGTAGCGAAGGTATGCAGATCACGATTGTTGATTCCCACCAGCGGAGGATTCAACGTCAGCGTGCGCTCGAGCTCCCAGGCATCGTGCACTTCGACCAGCACGTCCATGCCCAGGTTGACCGCTTGAAGATAGAGGTCCTCCATACGAGCTGGATCCAGGGCGGCGGCGATCAACAGAATGCAATCCGCGCCGATGGCTCGCGCCTCGGTGACCTGATAGCCCTGGGTAATGAAGTCCTTGCGGATGACCGGCAGCTCGCAGGCCTCTCGAGCTTCCGTCAGAAAATCCTCATGGCCCTGAAAGAAATCCGCATCCGTCAGCACCGATAGACAGCAGGCGCCGCCGGCTTCAAAGGACTGCGCGATGGCGGCGGGCTGAAAATCCTCGCGAATGACGCCTCGAGACGGCGACGCCTTCTTGATCTCCGCGATGACAGCGGGGGTTTCCGCGTCGATACGCGCCTGTAGCGCCTGAACAAAACCGCGAGGCGCGCTTTGCAGCTTGGCAAGCTCCCGCAGGTTGGCTTCACTGACTGCGCGGCTGCGGTTTTCCACCTCCTGTTCCTTGCGTGCCAGTATTCTGGTCAGGATGGTCGGCACTGCCTGGTGAGTATCCATGGTTGATGACTCCGCATAGTCTGATTCGCTGAAAACCGTTAATGACCGATCAAGGCTCGATACTGGCAAAGACCCGGGTGAAATTGGCCAATTCCTGCATTTTTTCCAGGGGTAGACGCGATGCCTGGGCATCCTGAGCCATCAATACGCCCTGCTTCAGGCTGTCCGCTACATCGCAGGCATATAGTGCCGCGCCGGCGTTGAGGGCGACGATATCCGCCGCCGGCCCTTCGCCCACCAAGGCTTCTCGCACCAGCCGCAGGCTGTCTTCCGCGGTCAGTACCCGCAGCGGGTCAAGAGACTGACGTTCGATATCGAAATCTTCCGGCGCAATCGTGTATTCGTGAATCTCGCCGTCCTTGAGTTCGGCGACTCGGGTAGGTGCCGCCAGGGAGATTTCATCGAGCCCGTCCTCCGCGTTGACCACCAGCACGTGCCGGCTCCCCAGGCGGCGCGTCACTTCCGCCATCAGCGGCACCAGATAGGCGTCGTAGACCCCCATTACCTGATTGGGCGCGGAGGCGGGGTTGGTCAGCGGGCCGAGAATATTGAACAGGGTACGCACCCCCATTTCTCGCCGCGGCCCGATGGCATGGCGCATGGCCTGATGGTGCATGGGGGCGAACATGAACCCTACTCCGACCTGATCGATGCAGCGCGCTACCTGATCCGCCTTGAGATCGATCTTGATGCCCGCCACGTCGAACAGATCCGCGCTGCCGGAGGAAGACGATACGCTGCGATTGCCGTGCTTGGCTACGTGAGCACCGCCGGCGGCGGCCACGAAACTCGCCGCGGTGGACACATTGAACAGATTGGCGCCATCGCCGCCGGTACCCACGATATCCACTACCGGATCGGCCTTGATGCGTACCGGCACCATCAGTTCACGCATTACCTGGGCGGCGGCGCTGATCTCCGCGGCGCTTTCGCCCTTCATGGACAGACCAATAAGAAAACCGCCGATCTGCGCGTCCGTGGCCTCGCCGGTCATGATGGTCCGCATCACGCTATGAGTGTCCTCGTAACTCAGATGATTGCCGTTCATCACCGCCTGGATGGCATCGCGCATCTGCATAAAGGATTCCTTGTCGTTGTAACGAAGACTCAGGCGGCGGGGCGCGCCTGCCCGCGGGCGAGAAAATTGGCCAGGAGCTCATGGCCCTGACGACTCAGGATCGATTCCGGATGAAACTGCACGCCCTCGATATCCAGATGGCGATGACGCAGCCCCATGATCGCTCCTGGGGTAACGTCGTCGTCATCCGCCCAGGCGGTCACCTCCAGGCATTCCGGCAGGCTTTCTTTCTCCACCACCAGAGAGTGATAGCGCGTCACTTCGAGAGGATCGTCCAGGCCGCTGAATACGCCTATTCCTTGATGACGTATCCGGGAGGTCTTGCCGTGCATGACCTGGGAGGCGCGTACCACCTTGCCACCGTAGACCTGACCAATGGCCTGATGTCCCAGGCATACCCCCAGGATAGGCAGGCGCCCCGCAAAACGGCGAATGACCTCCAGGGAGATACCCGCTTCATTGGGGGTGCAAGGGCCGGGAGAAATCACGATATGACTGGGCGCCATGGCTTCGATCTCATCCAGGCCGATGGCGTCGTTGCGATAGGTTTGCACTCGTGCGCCCAGTTCCGCGAGATACTGCACTACGTTATAGGTAAAGCTGTCGTAGTTATCGATCATCAGCACGGACATGAATTCAATACCCTGAAATTTGATGGATGGTTGACTCGTGACGCTTGCATTACCCGGGAATTGCCCGGTTGATCAAAGTATCACTGTCTGGCGCATCTGGCTTTCGAATACAAAAATGCCGCCAAGCGGCGGCATTTTTCCAGAGACAACAAGCCGCTCGTTTGTCAAGAGCGCCACTCTTTGTTTGCTTCAAGCCCAGGAGTTGGTGCGTTCATGCGGCAATAGTGCGGCGGTCGAAAGAGGGTGTCAAGAACCGCTGACTGGTCTTGATTCAGGGTTTCGTCATGCTGAAGGCAGCCGCCCCATGGTCTGGGT
This window encodes:
- a CDS encoding SIMPL domain-containing protein; translation: MLSRHFSACLIAGTLMTSTLLGTSALAQTPGDQESRAHVQAQATLNVAPDKATLSARLWERTPSVVAGEDTQADPEALKTARERLEKRTGELIRALEEEGLNKNKIRAGSLRIRPDYVYQGPARNGERETLVRTQLERPITLTLNDLERVPRLLDALTQAGVNQLDGVEYDLRDREAASDKALTEALKKARHKAQLMADTLGFELGEVASVRETRSPTFPPYRMAMQADSRENKGAEPEYRPGLIDIEAEVEVSWFIEPSSGE
- the serS gene encoding serine--tRNA ligase yields the protein MLDPKLLRSDPALVAERLATRGYQLDPAHLDALESQRRELQTETERLQNERNNRSRAIGQAKEAGQDIAPLLAEVSDLGGRLEDAKRRLDQVLALWNDLVMSLPNLPHESVPQGKDESDNVELHRWGTPATFDFAVKDHVALGEKRGYLNFDLAAKLTGSRFAVMRGPIARLHRALIQFMLDKQTLEHGYEECYVPYMVNAESLMGTGQLPKFGEDLFRLEGEQEYYLIPTAEVPLTNFVRGEIVEQKALPIKLTAHTPCFRSEAGSHGRDTRGMIRQHQFDKVEMVQLVEPEKSYACLEEMRGHAEAILQALELPYRVVTLCTGDMGASAAKTYDLEVWLPSQETYREISSVSNCEDFQARRMQARFRRPDQKKPQLLHTLNGSGLAAGRCLVAILENHQNADGSITLPEVLRSYLGGLEIINT
- the ydiJ gene encoding D-2-hydroxyglutarate dehydrogenase YdiJ, which translates into the protein MIAKLDSIKGLDADYLRFLDALKATGFQGEIAPDYANRSVLATDNSIYQRLPQAALFPQDAEDLERIARLAGQEEFRHIVLAPRGGGTGTNGQSLTDGLVVDVSRHMNRILEIDVEHRWVRVQAGVVKDQLNAALKPHGLFFAPELSTSNRATIGGMISTDASGQGSCEYGKTRDHVLALDCVLLGGERLISSPLEKESLAAQCQREDRTGEVHRVARDIIDTQSELIEAIFPPLNRCLTGYDLAHLRDDQGRLNLNSVLCGAEGSLALLNEATLNVLPIPKHSVLVNVRYASFMDALRDAQALMTSDAHPTSIETVDDKVLNLAMEDFVWDGVAAFFPASDKNAPAIRGINLVEFNDDDPQALEQRVEAFIQHLQGDVSVERLGYTLAEGREQIGRVYAMRKRAVGLLGNVQGEKRPIPFVEDTAVPPENLANYIAEFRELLDARGLAYGMFGHVDAGVLHVRPAMDMKDPSQAAMVREISDQVAELTQRYHGLLWGEHGKGIRSEYTPKFFGELYPSLQRLKAAFDPHNQLNPGKIATPFTRPEAAGKASNQPDSTDDTAHEPIKLVDPDLLRIDGVTTRGELDRQIDERIWLAHADAVYCNGNGACYNFDVDDPMCPSWKATRERVHSPKGRASLMREWLRLQGRAGIDVVEESRKKKAEGSWGFLRDLPLRLWNSFRRWRGDEDFSHDVYEAMAGCLACKSCAGQCPVKVNVPAFRSQFLEVYHGRYQRPLRDYLIGGLEFLVPYLASVAPLYNAALDWPLVQRLLAGPVSMVDSPKLSRASLKKQLKAWGVAEATPTSLGLLTESQKVRSVILVQDAFTSYFESRLVMDVVELLSRLNIRVFVAPFAPNGKPLQVQGFLGAFARTAEKQARRLKMLAAFDVPLVGIDPAMTLTYRQEYVKALGDAAVPQVLLLQEWLLSLGKSLVPATLELRDPGFRLLSHCTEKTTAPGSPATWQQVFAAFGLELELVNSGCCGMSGTYGHEARNLATSKTIYAQSWQPIVENADNPGRLLATGYSCRSQVNRLSEQTLPHPLQALLATLRLAA
- a CDS encoding cation:proton antiporter, with translation MENPAVGLTMIGLVSLLCQWIAWRLRLPAILPLLIAGILLGPVFHLLDPDALLGDLLFPMVSLAVAVILFEGSLTLKFSNLRGHSGTMRNLVIWGVLITAVIGAVAAHYILGLPWGMASVLGALLVVTGPTVVTPLLQTLRARKHLTEILRWEGILIDPIGAIAAVLVYEFVVVGLDDGAALSTFLLFMKTALVGFGLGALGGYAWGRVLRQHWLPQRLHSFGTLMVMLTLFTTSNTLFHESGLLTVTIMGVWLANLRGVPTDPIKEFKETLSLVLISGLFILLAARLTAHQLSLLSWPAWIFLLVLVAVARPLSVWVCTLGGELNWREKALLAWISPRGIVAAAVASFFALKLEKAGVAGAEMLVPVTFLVIISTVVVQSLLSRPLAKWLRVTEPPPSGFLIIGANPVARTIGLALRDAGFMVRLADSHREEIKQAQMAGLDVYYGNPLSEHADTHLEMAGIGHLLPLSPQRELNNLAALHFEHLLGHGKVFRLATQRGHDKRHHQDLALGHLPLLFGKDVSYSQLASLISQGATVHRTSLSETYTFEDYQQAHEGQLLPLFCISEAGRIRVASSEKELEPQPGESVISLIFIDSPQQDEALAQAMAETEKEETSEKELP
- the trpC gene encoding indole-3-glycerol phosphate synthase TrpC: MDTHQAVPTILTRILARKEQEVENRSRAVSEANLRELAKLQSAPRGFVQALQARIDAETPAVIAEIKKASPSRGVIREDFQPAAIAQSFEAGGACCLSVLTDADFFQGHEDFLTEAREACELPVIRKDFITQGYQVTEARAIGADCILLIAAALDPARMEDLYLQAVNLGMDVLVEVHDAWELERTLTLNPPLVGINNRDLHTFATRLDTTFELLDRIPEDVTVITESGIHTPEDVARMREHGVHGFLVGEAFMRAPDPGEALRQLFF
- the trpD gene encoding anthranilate phosphoribosyltransferase; amino-acid sequence: MQMRDAIQAVMNGNHLSYEDTHSVMRTIMTGEATDAQIGGFLIGLSMKGESAAEISAAAQVMRELMVPVRIKADPVVDIVGTGGDGANLFNVSTAASFVAAAGGAHVAKHGNRSVSSSSGSADLFDVAGIKIDLKADQVARCIDQVGVGFMFAPMHHQAMRHAIGPRREMGVRTLFNILGPLTNPASAPNQVMGVYDAYLVPLMAEVTRRLGSRHVLVVNAEDGLDEISLAAPTRVAELKDGEIHEYTIAPEDFDIERQSLDPLRVLTAEDSLRLVREALVGEGPAADIVALNAGAALYACDVADSLKQGVLMAQDAQASRLPLEKMQELANFTRVFASIEP
- a CDS encoding anthranilate synthase component II — translated: MSVLMIDNYDSFTYNVVQYLAELGARVQTYRNDAIGLDEIEAMAPSHIVISPGPCTPNEAGISLEVIRRFAGRLPILGVCLGHQAIGQVYGGKVVRASQVMHGKTSRIRHQGIGVFSGLDDPLEVTRYHSLVVEKESLPECLEVTAWADDDDVTPGAIMGLRHRHLDIEGVQFHPESILSRQGHELLANFLARGQARPAA